In a single window of the Balearica regulorum gibbericeps isolate bBalReg1 chromosome 7, bBalReg1.pri, whole genome shotgun sequence genome:
- the POFUT4 gene encoding GDP-fucose protein O-fucosyltransferase 4 isoform X1, with translation MGGGRPCRGPRRGPPCLLVTLAVAWGAAAALAAEGPEAAPGGLPVEGEAGPVGAEEPCGAEGWAQDAVPPGAAFVAAASYRGPGNNDTRSNKALPILLWWSGSLFPHFPGDTERIDCPRGSCLVTRSRRVARHRRTKALIFYGTDFRAYEAPLPRLSHQTWALFHEESPMNNYVLSHPPGIQLFNYTATFRRESDYPLTLQWLPGVGYLRGPAVPLAEKDAWRRKGYAPVLYMQSHCDVPSDRDRYVRELMKYIQVDSYGKCLHNRDLPSERLRDTSTATTEDSEFMTFIARYKFHLALENAICDDYMTEKLWRPMHLGAVPVYRGSPAVRDWMPNNLSIILIDDFESPQELAKYLDFLDKNGAEYMKYLEYKNLGGIKNQFLLESLERREWGVNDMTLPNYLNGFECFICDRENTRVKKEQEHKKSHGKIPGPRPRIAQFKHMGCPMPTPGYGSVEDLSGGDSWKEMWLQDYWQSLDQGEALTAMIHRNESHQGRFWDYMHEIFLKRTRQH, from the exons ATGGGTGGCGGCAGGCCCTGTCGCGGGCCGCGGCGGGGTCCCCCTTGCCTCCTGGTGACGCTGGCGGTGGCCTGGGGCGCGGCGGCCGCGCTGGCTGCGGAGGGGCCGGAGGCGGCGCCGGGCGGGCTGCCGGTGGAGGGGGAGGCCGGGCCGGTGGGCGCCGAGGAGCCGTGCGGGGCGGAGGGGTGGGCGCAGGATGCCGTCCCGCCGGGCGCGGCCTTCGTCGCCGCTGCGTCCTACCGCGGTCCTGGCAACAACGACACGCGGAGCAACAAGGCGCTGCCCATCCTGCTGTGGTGGAGCGGGAGCCTCTTCCCTCACTTCCCCGGCGACACGGAGCGGATCGACTGCCCGCGCGGCTCTTGCCTCGTCACCCGGAGCCGGCGGGTGGCCCGGCACCGCCGCACCAAGGCCCTCATCTTCTACGGCACCGACTTCAGGGCCTACGAGGCGCCGCTGCCCCGCCTGTCCCACCAGACCTGGGCGCTCTTCCACGAGGAGTCCCCCATGAACAACTACGTGCTCTCCCACCCGCCCGGCATCCAGCTCTTCAACTACACGGCCACCTTCCGCCGGGAGTCCGACTATCCCCTCACGCTGCAGTGGCTGCCCGGCGTGGGGTACCTGCGGGGCCCGGCAGTGCCCCTGGCCGAGAAGGACGCGTGGCGGCGGAAGGGCTATGCCCCGGTGCTGTACATGCAGTCCCACTGCGATGTCCCCTCGGACAGGGACCGCTACGTGCGGGAGCTCATGAAATACATCCAG GTTGACTCCTATGGGAAATGCCTGCATAACCGTGACCTTCCCAGTGAGCGACTGAGAGACACTTCTACAGCCACTACAGAAGATTCTGAATTTATGACTTTTATCGCCAGGTACAAGTTTCACCTGGCCTTGGAGAATGCCATATGTGATGACTACAtgacagagaagctgtggcGTCCAATGCATTTGGGTGCTGTCCCAGTTTACCGAGGCTCCCCAGCTGTGCGAGACTGGATGCCAAACAACCTCTCCATCATTCTTATAGATGACTTTGAGAGTCCCCAAGAGCTGGCAAAGTATCTTGATTTCCTGGACAAGAATGGAGCGGAATATATGAAGTATCTAGAGTATAAAAACCTTGGTGGAATCAAAAACCAGTTCTTGCTAGAGAGCTTGGAGAGGCGGGAGTGGGGTGTGAACGACATGACTCTGCCCAATTACCTGAATGGCTTCGAGTGTTTCATCTGTGACAGGGAGAACACCCGGGTCAAAAAGGAGCAGGAACACAAAAAGTCTCATGGGAAAATTCCAGGTCCCAGACCTCGCATAGCTCAGTTCAAGCACATGGGATGTCCCATGCCAACCCCTGGGTATGGAAGTGTTGAAGACCTCTCTGGAGGAGACAG ttggAAAGAGATGTGGCTGCAGGATTATTGGCAAAGCCTTGATCAGGGTGAGGCCCTCACTGCTATGATTCATCGCAATGAGTCGCATCAGGGAAGATTTTGGGACTATATGCATGAGATTTTTCTCAAGAGGACGAGGCAACACTGA
- the POFUT4 gene encoding GDP-fucose protein O-fucosyltransferase 4 isoform X2 has product MGGGRPCRGPRRGPPCLLVTLAVAWGAAAALAAEGPEAAPGGLPVEGEAGPVGAEEPCGAEGWAQDAVPPGAAFVAAASYRGPGNNDTRSNKALPILLWWSGSLFPHFPGDTERIDCPRGSCLVTRSRRVARHRRTKALIFYGTDFRAYEAPLPRLSHQTWALFHEESPMNNYVLSHPPGIQLFNYTATFRRESDYPLTLQWLPGVGYLRGPAVPLAEKDAWRRKGYAPVLYMQSHCDVPSDRDRYVRELMKYIQVDSYGKCLHNRDLPSERLRDTSTATTEDSEFMTFIARYKFHLALENAICDDYMTEKLWRPMHLGAVPVYRGSPAVRDWMPNNLSIILIDDFESPQELAKYLDFLDKNGAEYMKYLEYKNLGGIKNQFLLESLERREWGVNDMTLPNYLNGFECFICDRENTRVKKEQEHKKSHGKIPGPRPRIAQFKHMGCPMPTPGYGSVEDLSGGDRFSFA; this is encoded by the exons ATGGGTGGCGGCAGGCCCTGTCGCGGGCCGCGGCGGGGTCCCCCTTGCCTCCTGGTGACGCTGGCGGTGGCCTGGGGCGCGGCGGCCGCGCTGGCTGCGGAGGGGCCGGAGGCGGCGCCGGGCGGGCTGCCGGTGGAGGGGGAGGCCGGGCCGGTGGGCGCCGAGGAGCCGTGCGGGGCGGAGGGGTGGGCGCAGGATGCCGTCCCGCCGGGCGCGGCCTTCGTCGCCGCTGCGTCCTACCGCGGTCCTGGCAACAACGACACGCGGAGCAACAAGGCGCTGCCCATCCTGCTGTGGTGGAGCGGGAGCCTCTTCCCTCACTTCCCCGGCGACACGGAGCGGATCGACTGCCCGCGCGGCTCTTGCCTCGTCACCCGGAGCCGGCGGGTGGCCCGGCACCGCCGCACCAAGGCCCTCATCTTCTACGGCACCGACTTCAGGGCCTACGAGGCGCCGCTGCCCCGCCTGTCCCACCAGACCTGGGCGCTCTTCCACGAGGAGTCCCCCATGAACAACTACGTGCTCTCCCACCCGCCCGGCATCCAGCTCTTCAACTACACGGCCACCTTCCGCCGGGAGTCCGACTATCCCCTCACGCTGCAGTGGCTGCCCGGCGTGGGGTACCTGCGGGGCCCGGCAGTGCCCCTGGCCGAGAAGGACGCGTGGCGGCGGAAGGGCTATGCCCCGGTGCTGTACATGCAGTCCCACTGCGATGTCCCCTCGGACAGGGACCGCTACGTGCGGGAGCTCATGAAATACATCCAG GTTGACTCCTATGGGAAATGCCTGCATAACCGTGACCTTCCCAGTGAGCGACTGAGAGACACTTCTACAGCCACTACAGAAGATTCTGAATTTATGACTTTTATCGCCAGGTACAAGTTTCACCTGGCCTTGGAGAATGCCATATGTGATGACTACAtgacagagaagctgtggcGTCCAATGCATTTGGGTGCTGTCCCAGTTTACCGAGGCTCCCCAGCTGTGCGAGACTGGATGCCAAACAACCTCTCCATCATTCTTATAGATGACTTTGAGAGTCCCCAAGAGCTGGCAAAGTATCTTGATTTCCTGGACAAGAATGGAGCGGAATATATGAAGTATCTAGAGTATAAAAACCTTGGTGGAATCAAAAACCAGTTCTTGCTAGAGAGCTTGGAGAGGCGGGAGTGGGGTGTGAACGACATGACTCTGCCCAATTACCTGAATGGCTTCGAGTGTTTCATCTGTGACAGGGAGAACACCCGGGTCAAAAAGGAGCAGGAACACAAAAAGTCTCATGGGAAAATTCCAGGTCCCAGACCTCGCATAGCTCAGTTCAAGCACATGGGATGTCCCATGCCAACCCCTGGGTATGGAAGTGTTGAAGACCTCTCTGGAGGAGACAG attttcttttgcttga